One Panicum virgatum strain AP13 chromosome 9K, P.virgatum_v5, whole genome shotgun sequence genomic region harbors:
- the LOC120651086 gene encoding protein ALTERED XYLOGLUCAN 4-like has translation MLFANFLKTHQQQLQNDKQLLLLPRRQLVTYALYALIAVALLYLFVDPAAPASSSAKPSPPVAAPWVQEEDELLPPSPLNLSSPRPYNYQGDERSLTTTAPPPPPCDYSDGEWVPDPRPPPYDGAACEAIKDDGRSCAANGRADTGYLHWRWQPRRCDLPDFSPAAFLRWLGDRHMAFVGDSLARNQAESLVCLLSAWSPPELVHRDPDGRFRRWVFREHNATVSIFWSPFLVRGVEKSERAGVRYNELFLDAFDERWMSQLGAIDAAVLSAGQWFRIPSVYHDGGAVVGCYGCAAELNHTETSFFAVFRDVVGRTLAEITRRRHEKGGGGGDKTPQLVALATFSPSHFEGEWNKGAPCTKKRPYRKGEKELGYTETEMRKIVVEAAAAANAAAAASSTSTALRFAALDVTALADMRPDGHPGPYMRKNPFAAGEGRPVQNDCLHWCMPGPVDTFNQILQQTILR, from the coding sequence ATGTTGTTCGCCAACTTCCTCAAGACgcaccagcagcagctccaGAACGACAAGCAGCTCTTGCTGCTTCCCAGGAGGCAGCTGGTCACCTACGCCCTCTACGCGCTCATCGCCGTCGCGCTCCTCTACCTCTTCGTCGACCCAGCAGCTCCGGCGTCGTCGTCTGCCAAGCCATCACCACCAGTGGCGGCGCCGTGGGTccaggaggaggacgagctGCTCCCGCCATCTCCACTGAATCTTAGCTCTCCTCGTCCTTATAACTACCAAGGAGATGAAAGGTCGTTGACgacgaccgcgccgccgccgccgccgtgcgacTACTCCGACGGCGAGTGGGTGCCGgacccacggccgccgccctaCGACGGCGCGGCCTGCGAGGCCATAAAGGACGACGGCCGCAGCTGCGCGGCCAACGGGAGGGCGGACACCGGGTACCTCCACTGGCGGTGGCAGCCGCGGCGGTGCGACCTCCCGGACTTCTCGCCGGCGGCGTTCCTGCGCTGGCTCGGCGACCGGCACATGGCCTTCGTCGGCGACTCGCTTGCCCGCAACCAGGCAGAGTCGCTCGTGTGCCTGCTCTCGGCCTGGTCCCCGCCGGAGCTCGTGCACCGCGACCCCGACGGCCGGTTCCGGCGGTGGGTGTTCCGCGAGCACAACGCCACCGTGTCCATCTTCTGGTCGCCGTTCCTCGTGAGGGGCGTCGAGAAGTCGGAGCGCGCCGGCGTGCGCTACAACGAGCTGTTCCTCGACGCGTTCGACGAGCGGTGGATGTCGCAGCTCGGCGCCATCGACGCCGCCGTGCTGTCGGCCGGCCAGTGGTTCCGGATCCCCAGCGTGtaccacgacggcggcgcggtcgtCGGCTGCTAcggctgcgcggcggagctcaaccACACGGAGACCAGCTTCTTCGCCGTGTTCCGAGACGTGGTCGGCCGGACGCTCGCCGAGATCACCCGGCGGCGCCACGAGaaaggtggcggcggtggcgacaaGACGCCGCAGCTGGTGGCGCTGGCCACGTTCTCGCCGTCGCACTTCGAGGGGGAGTGGAACAAGGGCGCCCCGTGCACGAAGAAGCGGCCGTACAGGAAGGGCGAGAAGGAGCTCGGGTACACCGAGACGGAGATGAGGAAGATcgtcgtggaggcggcggcggcggccaacgccgccgcggctgcgtcGTCGACGTCGACCGCCCTGCGGTTCGCGGCGCTGGACGTGACGGCGCTGGCCGACATGCGGCCGGACGGCCACCCGGGGCCGTACATGCGCAAGAACCCGTTCGCCGCCGGGGAGGGCCGGCCGGTGCAGAACGACTGCTTGCACTGGTGCATGCCCGGGCCGGTGGACACGTTTAACCAGATACTGCAGCAGACCATTCTCCGGTGA